One segment of Rhinatrema bivittatum chromosome 14, aRhiBiv1.1, whole genome shotgun sequence DNA contains the following:
- the LOC115076269 gene encoding ly6/PLAUR domain-containing protein 3-like, which yields MEGELWLRGKSLAIFFVFALMIQGIQPDIQSALECYSCIDQGDHGCSMEKAMKVKCQEGQENVCMEAVYTVQASHGTHTITMKACGASTSGQLNKTESYHGLTLFIQVKQCNTSLCNAEADLEYQLSPSGNSSQNSSGLQCHSCIGKVPGQCLPSNAPVVDCLRNESYCFDGNATITIKNITLDLPIKSCSTSSVCSKLSKAWAGVSLTMLGACCFGNKCNQDLSQNIQYGNLPPLILIPRNPLTTPGLLDNVTGLNTTEGAPSNTSTTHLATSISESSTIKAISEAIISQTTKQTQSTGGTTRVISCIWSAILLAALTL from the exons GAATTCAGCCAGATATCCAGAGTGCCCTAGAATGTTATAGTTGCATTGACCAAGGAGACCACGGATGCTCCATGGAAAAAGCCATGAAGGTGAAATGCCAGGAAGGACAGGAAAATGTCTGCATGGAGGCAGTATATACTGTGCAAGCAA GTCATGGCACACATACTATAACCATGAAAGCCTGTGGGGCCAGCACCTCAGGACAGCTGAACAAAACTGAGTCCTACCATGGATTGACCCTCTTCATCCAGGTCAAGCAGTGTAACACCAGTTTGTGCAACGCAGAGGCCGACCTAGAATACCAGCTTTCCCCCTCAG GCAACAGCAGCCAGAACTCCAGTGGTCTGCAGTGCCACAGCTGTATTGGGAAAGTGCCGGGTCAGTGTCTGCCCTCCAATGCTCCAGTTGTGGATTGCCTCCGTAATGAGAGCTACTGTTTTGACGGGAATGCCACCATTACCATAA AGAACATCACCCTGGACCTGCCCATTAAGAGTTGCTCCACATCATCTGTCTGCTCCAAGCTATCCAAGGCATGGGCTGGTGTCTCCCTCACCATGCTAGGTGCCTGCTGCTTTGGGAATAAGTGCAACCAGGACTTGTCCCAAAACATACAGTACGGAAATCTACCCCCCCTAATTCTGATCCCCCGTAATCCGTTGACAACCCCAGGTCTCCTGGACAATGTCACTGGCCTCAACACTACCGAGGGAGCACCATCCAACACCAGCACAACCCACCTCGCCACATCCATCAGTGAAAGCAGCACCATAAAGGCCATCAGCGAAGCAATTATCAGCCAGACCACCAAGCAGACCCAATCAACAGGAGGCACGACAAGAGTCATCAGCTGTATTTGGTCAGCCATTCTCTTGGCTGCACTTACCTTATGA